The Phoenix dactylifera cultivar Barhee BC4 chromosome 12, palm_55x_up_171113_PBpolish2nd_filt_p, whole genome shotgun sequence genome includes the window TTTGATTAAGTGTACCATTGTGGTCATCCTCGATATAAACTCAGAAGAAATGATGGTGGTGGTAGGAGAAAAGATGTTCCTTATAGAAGGTTGCGATATCTTCCAATAACACCAAGACTTCAGAGGCTTTTTATGTCAAGCAGAATGGCTGAAAACATGTCATGGCATGTGAAGGGAGGTGATTCAGATGAGATGGTGCATCCTGCTTGTGGGGAGGCTTGGAAGCACTTTGACCGCATTCATCCATCCTTTTCTACCGAGCCTCGTAATGTGAGACTTGGATTATGTACTGATGGTTTTAACCCTTTTAGCCAATCAGCTCGTCCTTATTCTTGTTGGCCAGTTTTCGTAACAGTTTCCAATCTTCCACCATCAATATGTATGAAACGACCCTACATTTTTCTAAGTTTAGTCATTTCTGGACCTAAGAGCCCCGGCACAAGTATCGATGTCTTGCTTAGGCCTTTGATTGATGAACTTAAAATATTGTGGGAAGTAGGGGTCAGCACTTATGACATTTTTAGAAAAGAGAATTTTCAAATGAAGGCAGCTTTATTGTGGACTATCAACGATTTTTCTGCATATGGCATGCTTTCAGGATGGAGTACGCATGGAAAGTTGGCCTGCCCatattgtatggagaactcaaaAACTTTTACACTACAACATGGTGGGAAGACTTCTTTTTTTGACTGCCATCGTCAATTCTTGCCCATGGACCATGCATacagataccaagttgatggttTCTTCAATGGTAGAATAGAGACAGACCCCCCACCTCCTCGACTGTCTGGTGAGGAGTTGAAAAATAGGGTCTCTGCCTTGCCTAATATAACTTTTGGTTTGAAAGCCCCTAAGCACACCATTCCTGGATTCGGTAAAGATCATAATTGGGTGAAAAGGAGCATATTTTGGGAGTTGCCCTATTGGGATACACTACTTATTCGACACAATTTAGATATCATGCATattgtttgaaatatgtttctCAATATATTTTACACTTGTATGGATGTAAAAGGGAAGACTAAAGATAATGTGAAAGCAAGGCAAGATTTAGAGCTGTATTGCAAGCGTCCTAAGTTGAGGATTTAATTTGTTAATGGAAAGCTAGTTAAGCCTCCAGCTTCCTATGTATTGTCCAAAGACCAAGCAATGGAGGTCTGCGAGTGGGTGAAAGGGTTAAGACTCCCTGATGGATATGCTTCAAATATATCGAAGTGTGTTAACCTGGATGATTATAAGTTTTACGGGTTAAAAAGTCACGATTGTCATGTTTTCATGCTGAGATTGCTTCCAATTGCATTCCGTGAAGTATTGCCAGCACCAGTGTGGGATGCATTGACAGAATTAAGCTGTTACTTTAGAGATTTATGCAGCACAACTCTGCGTGTCCGAGATATGGAGGTTCTTGAGAAAAATATTGTGGTAACTCTCTGCAAACTTGAGAAGATATTCCCTCCTGCATTTTTTGACTCAATGGAGCACTTACCTGTTCATCTAGCTTATGAAGCTAAGGTTGGGGGGCCCGTGCAGTACAGATGGATGTACCCCTTTGAAAGGTAACAATTTCTGTAAATCCATTAAATAGTTTCTTTGTATCCATTAAATTTGAGAAATTAACATATTAATCTTATTTATAGGCTTATGCATGATATAAAGCAGAAGGTAAAGAATCGAGCATCGATTGAAGGTTCTATTGTCGAGGCTTACATCATAGAAGAAATATCAACTTTCTGTTCGCATTATTTTGAGCCTTCTATACAAACGAGGTTAAATCAAGTTCCCCGTAATGAAGACGAAGGGGAGTTTGATCTCATGGATCGTCTATCCATTTTTACTCATCAAGGTCGGCCTTTTGGGAAACCTTTTGGAAGGCATTTGACTACTCAGGAGTTTAGTGCTGCTGAATTATATGTTCTTCTGAATTGTGAGGAGGTTCAACCTTTTGGAAAGTAAGTTACACAAGTACTTAATTATAATCATGCTTAAAAATGCATATGGAGTACAACATATGTGATTATAGCTTTTATCTTGtgggtattttgatgattatatcCGGCAATCTTGTCCAAATATAAGCCAAATAAATTTGGAAAGACGACGCGAAATGGAGTTTCCGGCTTGGTTTAGGTCATATGTGAGTacataatttataaatataataataaattagactttctcttgatttattcttatgatattatttttatcatgCTAGGTTAATGACAGTAAAAATCAAGTTGATGGGCGCTTAAAGGACCTATCATATGGCCCTGGGAATAAAGTTAAATGTTATAAGGGCTACTTTGTGAATGGGTACAGATTTCACACCAAAGAATATGGAAAggataaaagaaccttcaacagTGGTGTGTGCATTAAGGAAAGCAGTTACAATGACTTTGAGAGTGACTATTATGGGATGTTGGTTGATATTATCGAGTTAGACTATTTTGGGGTTGGTAATAAAGTAGTGTTATTCAAATGTGACTGGTATGATAGAGATAAGGGTATGAAAGTGCACCCTCAACATGGCCTCGTTGAGATCAATTACAAACTAAGACTTCCAACCAATGATTCTTTTGTATTAGCTCAACAAGCACATCAGGTGTTCTACACTGGTTATCCAGGTAAGAAGAAGAATCGAAGATTGTGGTGGGCAGTAATTAAGACAAAAGCTAGAGGTAGGTTCCCTCCTAGTGGGACAGAAGaaaattttcttgatttttatcaAGAAGAAAACTACAGGATTCCTACCCCAATCTCGATGACAGATGAGCTTGATGATCCAGACATTTTGGTTGGTGTTAATAGAGATGCAGAAGATATTGATGCAGCAGAAATTGAGTTGACATCTAACCAAATGGAAGAGAActttgaggatgaagaagaagattttgaagatgaacaaACCGAGGAAGAGGAGCATGAGGCTGAGGAAGATTAAAATACAACATGCATATTTATGAATGCTAATATAACTAATTTTAgacttataaattataattgtgCAGACATGAGAAAGAGCAAAGGAAAAGCAACAGGTCCACTGATTGTTCTTTACTTTGATTGGATTTGTTGACATTTATATTGTGAAATAACTATAACTTTGTATTGTTGTGCAGCTATGgccaagaaaaagggaaaacaaGAGGTAATGGAAAAGCAGCTTTAATACTGGCTGCTACTCAAGTTCCTCCTCAACCTCCTAGGTTGCCTAAGCATGTCGAGGAAtgtcatgatgatgatgattacaTTCCTGATGGGGACATGAATGAAGAGGTGGATACAGATAAAGAAATAAATGATGAAGAAATGAATGGTGCAGTGCAAAATCATGAGGATACAATGAATGAGGATCGGATAAATGATGAACTTGGGATTGATCCAAGACAGAGCAATGGCCGAGAGCCAACCCTTAAAGCCCCTGTTGATGCAAATGGAAAAGTGATTGTTAGGTGTACAAGaggaatgtatgaaaatatcaCTTTCTTCCATCACTAATTTCAATTTATGTGTTTGTTGTTTTTACAGAATTAGTTtattttctaatgaatattttttaaattgcagGTTTCTTGATTATGAGGTCAGTCACAAAGCTGTTGCTATCATGCGCCAATTTTTCAATGGTCCGTGGTTGTCATGGAGGGAGGTTCCTGCACATGCTAAAGTTGGAATGTGGAACAAATTTGAGGTGAtgtaattaatttatatttcttaTCGTTAACTTTTGCCCTTGTTACACATGCCAATTAGTAAGTCTGATTACTTGCGACCTATATATTGTTAGGAGATACACACAATTCTTTTAGGACAATTGCATCATGTGCATCAAGTTTGGAACAAGCATTATCAGCGACGGTTGACAACCTCATTAGGGAGGGTTAGAAGCCAAAAGCTTTTGGAAgcaaaagaagatttaaatagAGCTCGTGATAAACCCCCAAATtggatctctagagaaaattggAATAAGCTAATTGACATTTGGATCTCcccaaaatggaagaagaaatcagaagCCAACAAAAACAATAGAAACACCATGAAGAATGGTAGCATCTCTAAACACTGTGGAGGATCAATCGCATTTGTCCATCATGACGAACGACTGgtacgcatttttattcaattagatttctataataattttcatattattgttCAATCATCTCAAATCAGCCCATTATATGttaatgaattttttcttttctcttttgtagAAATTAAAGTTCAATAGGGAGCCAACAATAGTTGAATCTTTTAATCGGACGCATAAGACAAAGCAAGGCATGGAAGGATATGTAGATAAGAGAAGTGAAGCTGTCATggtaagtataatttttttatgattcataaatattattgagcttgctcatgtttatctcttgtttgattcaccataatg containing:
- the LOC120112807 gene encoding uncharacterized protein LOC120112807 encodes the protein MEHLPVHLAYEAKVGGPVQYRWMYPFERLMHDIKQKVKNRASIEGSIVEAYIIEEISTFCSHYFEPSIQTRLNQVPRNEDEGEFDLMDRLSIFTHQGRPFGKPFGRHLTTQEFSAAELYVLLNCEEVQPFGK